Proteins from a genomic interval of Onychostoma macrolepis isolate SWU-2019 chromosome 17, ASM1243209v1, whole genome shotgun sequence:
- the dusp23b gene encoding dual specificity protein phosphatase 23b isoform X1 — translation MASAQPPNFSWVDTGKVAGLAMPRMTAHYQYLLNNGIKHLVTLSERKPPYHDTCPDLTLHHIRIHDFCAPTFDQINRFLSIVEEANARGQAVAVHCLHGFGRTGTMLACYLVKSRKITGIDAINEIRSIRRGSIETREQEQMVVQFYQQNKV, via the exons ATGGCTTCAGCACAACCTCCAAACTTCTCCTGGGTAGATACTGGTAAGGTTGCAGGCCTGGCAATGCCCCGAATGACGGCCCACTATCAGTACCTGCTTAACAACGGCATCAAACATCTGGTGACCCTGAGCGAGCGCAAACCTCCTTACCATGACACCTGTCCAGACTTGACCCTTCATCACATCAGGATTCACGACTTCTGTGCGCCAACCTTTGATCAGATCAACAGATTCCTGTCCATAGTAGAGGAGGCCAATGCAAGAGGACAG GCTGTTGCGGTGCACTGTTTGCATGGTTTCGGGCGGACAGGGACAATGCTCGCCTGTTACCTGGTGAAGAGCAGGAAGATCACCGGAATTGATGCCATTAATGAGATAAGAAGCATACGCCGAGGATCCATTGAAACCAGAGAGCAGGAACAAATGGTGGTGCAGTTTTATCAACAAAATAAGgtgtaa
- the dusp23b gene encoding dual specificity protein phosphatase 23b isoform X2, which produces MPRMTAHYQYLLNNGIKHLVTLSERKPPYHDTCPDLTLHHIRIHDFCAPTFDQINRFLSIVEEANARGQAVAVHCLHGFGRTGTMLACYLVKSRKITGIDAINEIRSIRRGSIETREQEQMVVQFYQQNKV; this is translated from the exons ATGCCCCGAATGACGGCCCACTATCAGTACCTGCTTAACAACGGCATCAAACATCTGGTGACCCTGAGCGAGCGCAAACCTCCTTACCATGACACCTGTCCAGACTTGACCCTTCATCACATCAGGATTCACGACTTCTGTGCGCCAACCTTTGATCAGATCAACAGATTCCTGTCCATAGTAGAGGAGGCCAATGCAAGAGGACAG GCTGTTGCGGTGCACTGTTTGCATGGTTTCGGGCGGACAGGGACAATGCTCGCCTGTTACCTGGTGAAGAGCAGGAAGATCACCGGAATTGATGCCATTAATGAGATAAGAAGCATACGCCGAGGATCCATTGAAACCAGAGAGCAGGAACAAATGGTGGTGCAGTTTTATCAACAAAATAAGgtgtaa